In one Candidatus Delongbacteria bacterium genomic region, the following are encoded:
- a CDS encoding lamin tail domain-containing protein: MKKTIGLFLLLLMAATRLTAQQAEYLVISEVRYYETSGINEEFVELYNPTNAAIELSGHKIQYKSSTGVNWTDKTTFTANDVIQAKGFYLYGGSATVPVPDVSSAATLGLGNSGGHVRLLNSSLVELDRVAWGAADSPEGTVLGSHERGGSFERKAFETSTAASMEAGGADETEGNGWDSDDNSSDFVIHNSLATANPQNGSSPIEPDVPLVDGSGTVSVSPSSITAPGPANLAFTFTAGDTLLTTVQIELPAGWNYQSAMISGAGFSQANFIENPNDVVVNAAALQGADTGILTLVGVTVPTTSGNFTVHARTATADGTLAVIQVQPVVQVIGDPIDISELHNNNGDGLPVLLGQVVVVRGVVTLANELGIAAYMEDATGGIVVYDATFADGVSIGDDVTVIGTLTQFNGLAELTPGTVIETHATGVEVEPTAVTCLQISNQGASGEPYEGRLVQLYGVTVAGTGTWAGNTNYVISDGTGSTELRIDSDCTLVGLPIPGDPFDLIGNVSQYDFSAPHTSGFQVLPRFASDVIQSGGPGISGGPWESGHTQSGLSISWTTTLPGASIVTWGLTEAHEIDSLVYENSTTQHSVDIADLDPATAYHVRVGAVDVSGSSMTSDFLVSTVSPSSSPGTMEVFFTKDVESEYALPGNEANGNHDMIGEIVNLIDGAETSLDCALYSLNINAVLDAIVDAHDRGVAVRFIYDSDHDQGEVAQIANAGVTVIDNSFGSNGAQGIQHNKFLIVDAADEDPSNDRVWMGGMNFIDTPSNGIYAKDNAILIADQAIARTYTLEFNEMWGSDTMTPNAANSRFGEFKTNNTPHHFVVGGRQVEVWFSQGDFVSQQMRNLIATADHSLYFNILSFTLNDVNYAMRDRFEDAGVAVRGNFDDQGDQFSEWTDMLAWGADIHTDAGPGILHSKYLIVDAEHADSDPAVWTGSFNWSSAADNINDENVVVVHDELIANQYLQEFANVYHDAGGTADFVVGIEERPGRPVGLSITDVYPNPFNPRTTLDFQLERSDMLSVEICNLLGQRVSQIDLGLTPAGTHQLPLDLSAQASGMYLVRLSGERQGSAVRKVMLVK, from the coding sequence ATGAAGAAGACGATCGGGTTGTTCCTGCTGCTGCTTATGGCGGCAACCCGGCTCACGGCCCAACAGGCAGAATACCTCGTGATCAGCGAGGTGCGCTACTACGAAACCTCGGGCATCAACGAGGAATTCGTCGAACTGTACAACCCCACCAATGCCGCCATTGAGTTGAGCGGACACAAGATCCAGTACAAGTCCTCGACGGGCGTGAACTGGACCGACAAGACCACCTTCACCGCCAATGACGTGATCCAGGCCAAGGGATTCTATCTCTATGGTGGATCCGCCACGGTGCCGGTTCCCGACGTCTCCAGCGCCGCCACCCTGGGCCTGGGCAATTCGGGCGGACACGTGCGCCTGCTGAACAGCAGCCTGGTCGAACTGGACCGCGTGGCCTGGGGCGCGGCCGACTCGCCCGAAGGCACCGTGCTGGGATCACACGAACGCGGTGGCAGTTTCGAGCGCAAGGCCTTCGAGACGTCCACGGCCGCCAGCATGGAAGCCGGTGGTGCCGACGAGACCGAAGGCAATGGCTGGGACAGCGATGACAACTCCAGCGATTTCGTGATTCACAACAGTCTGGCCACCGCCAATCCCCAGAACGGCTCCAGCCCCATCGAACCGGATGTGCCCCTTGTGGACGGCAGCGGCACGGTGAGCGTGAGCCCCTCCAGCATCACGGCTCCCGGGCCGGCAAATCTTGCCTTCACCTTCACCGCGGGCGACACCCTGCTGACCACGGTGCAGATTGAGCTGCCCGCCGGCTGGAACTATCAGTCGGCGATGATTTCCGGCGCGGGTTTCTCCCAGGCCAATTTCATCGAAAACCCCAATGATGTGGTGGTGAATGCCGCTGCTCTCCAGGGTGCCGACACGGGCATTCTGACTCTGGTGGGTGTGACCGTTCCCACCACCTCGGGCAACTTCACGGTGCATGCCCGCACGGCCACCGCCGATGGCACACTGGCCGTGATCCAGGTGCAGCCCGTGGTGCAGGTGATTGGCGACCCGATTGACATCAGCGAACTGCACAACAACAATGGCGACGGCCTGCCCGTGCTGCTGGGCCAGGTGGTCGTGGTGCGCGGTGTGGTGACCCTGGCCAACGAGCTGGGCATTGCCGCCTACATGGAAGATGCCACCGGCGGCATCGTGGTCTACGACGCGACCTTCGCCGACGGCGTGAGCATCGGCGACGATGTCACCGTCATCGGCACGCTGACCCAGTTCAACGGTCTGGCCGAGCTGACCCCCGGCACGGTCATCGAGACGCACGCCACGGGTGTCGAGGTGGAACCCACCGCGGTCACCTGCCTGCAGATCTCCAATCAGGGAGCGAGTGGCGAACCCTACGAAGGCCGATTGGTGCAGCTCTACGGGGTGACGGTGGCCGGCACCGGCACCTGGGCGGGCAACACCAACTATGTGATCAGCGACGGCACGGGCAGCACCGAGCTGCGCATTGATTCCGACTGCACCCTGGTGGGCCTGCCCATCCCGGGTGACCCCTTCGACCTGATCGGCAATGTCAGCCAGTACGACTTCAGTGCTCCGCACACCAGTGGTTTCCAGGTGCTGCCGCGCTTCGCCAGCGACGTGATCCAGAGTGGTGGCCCCGGCATCAGCGGCGGCCCCTGGGAAAGCGGACATACCCAGAGTGGGCTGAGCATCTCCTGGACCACGACCCTGCCCGGTGCCAGCATCGTGACCTGGGGCCTGACCGAAGCCCACGAGATTGACAGCCTGGTCTACGAGAACAGCACCACCCAGCACAGCGTGGACATTGCCGATCTGGACCCCGCCACCGCATACCATGTGCGCGTGGGCGCCGTCGATGTGAGCGGCTCGAGCATGACCAGCGACTTCCTGGTATCCACGGTGTCTCCGTCCTCCAGCCCCGGCACGATGGAGGTCTTCTTCACCAAGGATGTCGAGAGCGAGTACGCCCTGCCCGGCAACGAGGCCAACGGCAACCACGACATGATCGGCGAGATCGTCAACCTGATCGATGGCGCCGAGACCAGCCTGGACTGTGCGCTGTACAGCCTGAACATCAATGCGGTTCTGGATGCCATCGTCGATGCCCACGATCGCGGAGTGGCCGTGCGCTTCATCTACGATTCGGATCACGACCAGGGTGAAGTGGCCCAGATCGCGAATGCCGGTGTCACGGTCATTGACAACAGTTTCGGCAGCAACGGCGCGCAGGGCATCCAGCACAACAAGTTCCTGATCGTGGACGCCGCCGACGAGGATCCCTCCAACGACCGCGTCTGGATGGGCGGGATGAATTTCATTGACACGCCCAGCAACGGCATCTACGCCAAGGACAATGCGATCCTGATCGCCGACCAGGCCATCGCGCGCACCTACACCCTCGAGTTCAACGAGATGTGGGGCAGCGACACCATGACCCCCAATGCCGCCAACTCCCGTTTTGGCGAGTTCAAGACCAACAACACGCCCCATCATTTCGTGGTGGGCGGGCGCCAGGTGGAAGTCTGGTTCAGCCAGGGCGATTTCGTCTCACAGCAGATGCGCAACCTGATCGCCACCGCCGATCACAGTCTGTACTTCAATATTCTCTCGTTCACCCTGAACGATGTGAACTACGCCATGCGCGACCGATTCGAGGATGCGGGCGTGGCCGTGCGCGGCAACTTCGATGATCAGGGCGACCAGTTCAGCGAGTGGACCGACATGCTGGCCTGGGGTGCCGACATTCACACCGATGCCGGCCCCGGCATCCTGCACAGCAAGTACCTGATCGTGGACGCTGAGCACGCCGACTCCGATCCCGCGGTCTGGACCGGCTCCTTCAACTGGAGCAGCGCCGCCGACAACATCAACGATGAGAATGTGGTGGTGGTGCACGACGAGCTGATCGCCAACCAGTACCTCCAGGAATTCGCCAACGTGTACCACGACGCCGGCGGCACCGCCGACTTCGTGGTGGGCATCGAGGAACGTCCCGGGCGCCCCGTGGGCCTGAGCATCACGGATGTCTACCCCAACCCCTTCAACCCGCGCACCACGCTCGATTTCCAGCTCGAGCGCTCCGACATGCTGAGCGTGGAGATCTGCAACCTGCTGGGCCAGCGCGTGAGCCAGATCGATCTGGGCCTGACCCCCGCCGGCACCCACCAGCTGCCCCTGGACCTCTCGGCCCAGGCCAGCGGCATGTACCTGGTGCGCCTCAGCGGCGAGCGCCAGGGCAGCGCCGTGCGCAAGGTCATGCTGGTCAAGTAG
- a CDS encoding DEAD/DEAH box helicase, protein MALDIEWDGYGVRQLGLAGPEGSRLFDSKDAIQRVLAGLQDRKPLVIGHNLSRWDLPRLKQWLPEMGDWRFPVLDTLDWQVELTPWRRNLALKTLHRADTDALNALDLFVRQLGELARAGVIQQGTLSQAAEASAHLHVDHSGLLALAERLTILPILPLSLDQLLGQPASEESLEPEGIHPWLERVLEVVPAADVSDRATAPAMSRLVVLPPHLIHGFASRRRTTVLGSAGDLCLRLSTRAWRTWSTGHSLSLRSIHPMAGTEPGQRANCMECPEEGCPAHPQRQALWLVGWDELDSGAVQHFLRTNTPSSTLQVGGDAAIPGTRQDHGRIGEERLGDTGLLIGSITLGHAPEQRIRLSAEKVDQLLKSDMNIVSHQREWYLQRDPLWGFRLTSTLKDPESLASHIGAGAPESMSALLNWAASERAELHCFRETDDPDAKSPAPVPISAGSPMRADYWLGVLPWLGKLLGEVPILVLVRFTADVDALCTVLKNWRSSLTLVDETDPAVLIRRLRRSGTGIAVLPMSCLDELPGLEPVGIRLVFECIDTEWLPSNRSMPLPEPSPSERESQDLLDATSETLIDTGLNTETDPVPTHHVLPSGWRRIGAENWLRWVGRVLQDWNAVGGADAWVLDFRLIRAPRVGVEVVLHDTMAPSPTPDLRNLVMQAFNRDTPVRSTPAVPEEVWRPLLEKAFLAGRGANGGPGSFRDEQIAYLRRVMEGERDQIVALPTGGGKSLIFQCPALLKGFWNGRLSVVVAPLRALMTDQVAALMNLGIVGVVEAVTGDLDPFELQDIYQRIAGGEIWMVYVSPERFRSRAFMKSLKQRLKRDQGAQYWVFDEAHCISQWGLDFRPDYCSAAKTAADLRDTGDHRAPILLLSATLSDQSRQELDQIFGKSGT, encoded by the coding sequence GTGGCACTCGATATCGAATGGGACGGATACGGGGTGCGTCAGTTGGGGCTGGCGGGGCCTGAGGGCAGTCGTCTCTTCGACTCGAAGGATGCAATCCAGCGAGTTCTCGCAGGACTCCAGGATAGAAAGCCACTTGTGATCGGGCACAACCTGTCACGTTGGGACCTGCCGCGTCTGAAACAATGGCTTCCGGAAATGGGTGACTGGCGATTTCCCGTGTTGGATACTCTCGATTGGCAGGTGGAACTGACTCCCTGGCGTCGCAATCTGGCGCTCAAAACACTGCACAGAGCGGACACGGATGCACTTAATGCCCTGGATCTGTTCGTCCGGCAACTTGGTGAGCTTGCCCGAGCAGGTGTGATCCAGCAAGGCACTCTTTCTCAAGCCGCCGAAGCCAGTGCGCATCTTCATGTGGATCACAGCGGACTTCTTGCACTGGCAGAACGACTGACAATTCTTCCGATCTTGCCACTGTCTCTGGATCAGCTGCTTGGACAGCCTGCCTCCGAAGAAAGTCTGGAACCCGAGGGAATCCATCCCTGGCTGGAGCGAGTACTGGAAGTTGTCCCGGCAGCCGATGTGTCAGATCGAGCAACAGCTCCCGCCATGTCAAGACTTGTCGTGCTTCCTCCTCATCTGATCCATGGTTTTGCCAGTCGGCGCCGTACGACGGTTCTCGGGAGCGCTGGCGATCTCTGTCTTCGGCTCTCGACAAGAGCCTGGCGAACATGGTCAACCGGACACAGCTTGTCTCTGCGGTCTATTCATCCAATGGCAGGAACTGAGCCAGGGCAAAGGGCAAACTGCATGGAATGCCCCGAAGAAGGATGCCCAGCGCATCCACAGCGACAAGCGCTGTGGTTGGTTGGATGGGATGAACTGGATTCCGGAGCAGTGCAGCACTTCCTGAGAACCAACACACCATCCAGCACACTTCAAGTGGGAGGTGACGCGGCCATACCAGGGACCCGGCAAGATCACGGGCGCATTGGAGAGGAACGACTCGGTGATACGGGCTTGCTGATAGGGTCCATCACTCTGGGACACGCCCCGGAACAGCGAATTCGTCTCTCGGCAGAAAAAGTCGATCAGCTCCTAAAATCGGATATGAACATTGTCAGCCATCAAAGGGAATGGTACTTGCAACGAGACCCATTGTGGGGATTTCGTCTCACGTCAACGTTGAAGGATCCAGAATCATTGGCCAGTCACATCGGGGCAGGTGCACCGGAGTCCATGAGTGCGCTTCTGAACTGGGCAGCCAGTGAGCGTGCTGAATTGCATTGCTTCCGGGAGACGGACGATCCAGATGCAAAGTCTCCGGCTCCAGTGCCCATATCGGCCGGCAGCCCCATGCGTGCGGACTACTGGCTTGGCGTGTTGCCCTGGTTGGGGAAGCTGCTGGGCGAAGTCCCGATACTGGTTCTCGTTCGCTTCACTGCGGATGTGGATGCGTTATGCACGGTTCTCAAGAACTGGCGTTCGTCATTGACCCTTGTGGACGAAACAGACCCGGCGGTCTTGATTCGCAGACTCAGGCGGAGCGGCACAGGTATCGCTGTACTGCCGATGTCCTGTCTGGACGAACTTCCGGGACTGGAGCCCGTGGGAATACGCTTGGTGTTCGAGTGCATCGATACCGAATGGCTTCCGTCCAATCGATCCATGCCGCTACCGGAGCCTTCACCAAGCGAAAGGGAAAGCCAGGATCTGCTGGACGCAACATCCGAGACCCTCATCGATACGGGACTGAACACGGAAACGGACCCAGTGCCAACGCATCACGTACTGCCATCGGGTTGGCGAAGGATCGGTGCCGAGAACTGGCTTCGTTGGGTGGGGCGTGTGTTGCAGGACTGGAATGCTGTCGGAGGAGCAGATGCCTGGGTCCTGGATTTTCGGCTGATTCGTGCGCCTCGGGTTGGAGTTGAGGTTGTCTTGCATGACACCATGGCACCATCACCAACACCAGATCTGAGGAATCTTGTGATGCAGGCCTTCAACCGGGATACACCTGTACGGAGTACTCCAGCAGTCCCTGAGGAAGTCTGGCGACCATTGCTCGAAAAGGCCTTCCTTGCGGGTCGTGGTGCAAACGGTGGACCCGGTAGCTTCAGAGATGAACAGATCGCCTACCTGCGACGCGTGATGGAAGGTGAACGGGATCAGATCGTCGCTCTTCCTACAGGAGGTGGGAAGTCGTTGATCTTTCAGTGTCCTGCCCTGCTGAAAGGATTCTGGAACGGCAGATTGAGCGTGGTCGTGGCTCCTCTTCGTGCCTTGATGACGGATCAGGTGGCCGCATTGATGAATCTGGGAATCGTGGGGGTGGTTGAAGCTGTCACGGGGGACCTTGATCCTTTCGAGCTGCAGGACATCTACCAGCGCATTGCCGGTGGCGAAATCTGGATGGTGTATGTCTCACCGGAGCGCTTTCGAAGCCGTGCATTCATGAAGTCTTTGAAGCAGCGGTTGAAACGCGATCAAGGAGCCCAGTACTGGGTCTTTGACGAAGCACATTGCATCAGTCAGTGGGGCCTTGATTTTCGCCCCGATTACTGTTCTGCGGCAAAAACTGCGGCAGATCTTCGTGATACGGGGGATCACAGAGCCCCAATCCTGTTGCTTTCAGCCACACTATCAGATCAGAGTCGGCAGGAGCTGGATCAAATCTTCGGGAAATCCGGAACATGA
- a CDS encoding UvrD-helicase domain-containing protein: MIEHPTHRPDPIPDHLRIEVLRVDHRTEPSLEILHSRLKGVETPIRTPAHLLHRLDHVCDRLGANFNPATSRALLFARTRAHTMAFAELLRAMFSSRNMRLLVAAFHAGLSSEERLELYEQFLDGRLHVLVSTKAFGMGMDIPNIHFLAHLEMPTTLEDYLQEIGRAGRDRNRLKEAGYSADNPIRCLLYYSQDEINRSRGFLRSGRLLWNSLQDVQNSLFKLCRLVRGNLRTGLLVIPLEAAKFDGLNDLTDGQLRMALHWLEALKRIRLGHFVPPYLSFRLGVFPDASDTAPGAVLSRRVRELARGNETAQVDSNELLKVLRAKDLDTVFSAIREAESRQYLLSLDEVQLRVDSQFGPDEIEWCVKHGRLPFRVTARLHFARELIQGMITRDLELVRSEMQQRIRDFINSEMEGQSTGWLIGSRREDLARRRELWSDFQRRTVEGQLRPLHRILRHDGGVRIESRFDLTLGVVQTFRRLKNDAGKALSRLEHLCMLLLAHATESTRKGKPVRLSALMADLDCSLGELDSAMGVLHACGVLVNDSLLGRSIELEITTTRRLNQPLLNDRNVKRDFREHQRLGELRLASLDLASHLDSSQQRDLFSRFFACSKSEEIETLLRDFLDDHSNRDRWKNSGELEETERILQEVKQQGLKTGLEDLDENQRRAVLQDPSTHVLLSAGPGSGKTHLLVHRCAWLLLEKELRPSQLLVLAYNRAVALELRSRLRQLFHNLGIRGEGERVPVLTLHSWAARTLRGRTRFMPLDEFHAALNELEIVHPEWIEIWTRSRTGTKARRPILRRIPEGYMVREDLLITREHPDDPGKSVEGVRLPLEMWISWAAWLLESTPGLTKPQHVLLDEVQDLNRERLDLVRSLVPDRSVSLFAVGDPDQSIYGYERRIDGDPMDPIHFLNLLVEHLEQEGGQVSRLTLRRNHRSTAPILEEAHRFQAISGEKRQTSKVAGGMPVRQIQVESEWLPALVDSVFQLVIGENRRLVTDSRDRIGVLFRTNGELLLAQQALLKDERFQNLMQMKAVRVITDRHYEHFYGFREWLLVREALGRLPEYVRPDLVLPQLEILRQEFRKLPGRWNTWAFNAGVALARLLIEDRPNDVSREEYLAELDDLVHEPASMLQALTGTGHKGTSKARPTTIVSLSTIHRAKGLQFDKVILAPTHHELTLMEEDREEERRIQYVARTRAARNLVIIKGPRERAFEENQCYRNPLPQVLVLDSAEKIYLSGMVHEKAFSTVEGLEDHQRFLHEEVRFEAPLLLVGNQLRLVQAEGFQRVVGLISQAFQKNILKHLSCLGLPSFTPMSGLSVGSVIRRELTEDELKFRIHPWIQARGFYWYVMPDGFLEPVPIKDSDDSLAANA, encoded by the coding sequence ATGATCGAGCACCCAACTCACCGTCCGGATCCCATTCCGGACCACTTGCGAATCGAAGTGCTGCGTGTTGATCACCGGACCGAGCCGAGCCTCGAGATACTTCACTCTCGATTGAAAGGAGTTGAGACCCCGATCAGGACCCCTGCGCATCTGCTGCATCGGCTGGACCATGTGTGCGACAGGTTGGGAGCAAACTTCAATCCTGCCACGAGCCGAGCCTTGCTGTTCGCGCGAACCCGTGCGCATACCATGGCATTCGCGGAATTGTTGAGGGCCATGTTCTCATCCAGAAATATGAGGCTCCTGGTTGCCGCATTCCATGCGGGTCTCTCCAGCGAAGAACGTCTAGAGTTGTACGAACAATTCCTCGATGGCCGTCTGCATGTGTTGGTGTCCACCAAGGCTTTCGGAATGGGCATGGACATTCCCAACATCCATTTTCTGGCTCATCTGGAGATGCCCACAACCCTTGAGGATTACTTGCAGGAAATCGGACGAGCCGGCCGGGATCGAAACAGGCTGAAGGAAGCGGGATACTCGGCAGATAACCCGATCCGCTGCCTTTTGTATTACAGTCAAGATGAAATCAATCGTTCCAGAGGTTTTCTGCGTAGCGGACGCCTTCTCTGGAACAGTCTTCAGGATGTTCAGAACAGTCTGTTCAAGTTGTGTCGACTTGTGCGTGGCAATCTTCGAACAGGACTTCTGGTCATTCCGCTGGAAGCCGCCAAGTTCGATGGCCTGAATGACTTGACAGACGGCCAATTGCGCATGGCACTTCATTGGCTCGAGGCGTTGAAGCGAATTCGCCTTGGACACTTTGTGCCGCCCTACCTCTCCTTTCGCCTGGGAGTTTTCCCTGATGCTAGTGACACAGCTCCCGGCGCGGTCCTGTCAAGGCGAGTACGGGAACTGGCACGTGGGAATGAAACCGCCCAGGTGGACTCAAACGAGCTGCTCAAGGTGCTCAGAGCCAAAGATCTTGACACTGTGTTCTCTGCAATCCGAGAGGCCGAGTCCCGTCAATATCTCTTGTCGCTCGATGAAGTGCAGCTTCGCGTGGATTCGCAATTCGGCCCGGATGAGATCGAGTGGTGCGTGAAACACGGGCGTCTGCCCTTCCGCGTGACCGCGCGTCTCCACTTTGCCAGAGAGTTGATTCAAGGGATGATCACCAGAGATCTGGAGCTTGTCCGATCGGAGATGCAGCAACGCATCAGAGACTTCATCAATTCAGAGATGGAAGGACAGTCCACAGGATGGCTGATTGGGTCAAGACGGGAAGATCTGGCAAGGCGGCGCGAGCTGTGGAGTGATTTCCAACGCCGAACCGTTGAAGGGCAACTGCGACCACTCCATCGTATCCTGCGGCATGATGGAGGAGTCCGCATCGAATCACGCTTTGATCTGACATTGGGTGTCGTACAGACATTCAGGAGATTGAAGAACGATGCAGGGAAAGCGCTAAGCAGACTTGAGCACCTTTGCATGCTGTTGCTGGCACACGCAACCGAATCCACTCGAAAGGGCAAACCCGTCAGACTTTCTGCTTTGATGGCCGATCTCGATTGCAGCCTTGGGGAGCTTGATTCGGCCATGGGTGTGCTCCATGCGTGTGGAGTTCTGGTCAATGACAGTCTTCTGGGGCGCAGTATTGAATTGGAGATCACGACTACCCGAAGACTCAATCAACCATTGCTGAATGACCGGAATGTGAAACGGGATTTCAGGGAGCATCAGCGATTGGGTGAGCTCCGACTGGCCAGTCTGGATCTAGCTTCGCATCTGGACTCATCACAGCAGAGGGATCTCTTTTCCAGGTTCTTCGCTTGCTCGAAATCTGAAGAAATCGAAACGCTCCTGAGAGATTTTCTGGATGATCATTCAAATCGAGACCGCTGGAAGAACTCCGGCGAACTGGAAGAAACGGAACGGATCCTCCAGGAAGTCAAGCAACAGGGATTGAAAACCGGACTTGAAGATCTGGACGAGAACCAACGTCGAGCGGTGCTGCAGGATCCTTCCACCCATGTGCTGCTGTCGGCTGGTCCGGGAAGTGGCAAGACTCATCTGTTGGTACATCGCTGTGCGTGGCTGTTGCTGGAGAAGGAACTTCGCCCCTCCCAACTGCTGGTGTTGGCCTACAATCGCGCCGTGGCCCTCGAATTGCGAAGTCGACTGCGGCAATTGTTTCACAATCTGGGAATCCGGGGGGAAGGTGAACGCGTTCCTGTGCTGACTTTGCATTCCTGGGCTGCCCGGACACTGCGTGGCCGAACGCGATTCATGCCTTTGGATGAGTTCCATGCTGCACTGAATGAGCTCGAGATCGTACACCCGGAGTGGATCGAAATCTGGACACGCTCAAGAACGGGAACCAAAGCGAGGCGGCCAATTCTTCGAAGAATTCCTGAAGGGTACATGGTCAGGGAGGATCTGCTGATCACGCGCGAACATCCTGATGACCCCGGGAAATCGGTCGAAGGAGTTCGCTTGCCCCTGGAGATGTGGATTTCCTGGGCAGCCTGGCTGCTGGAGTCCACACCGGGGCTGACAAAACCTCAACATGTACTGCTGGATGAAGTACAGGATCTGAATCGGGAGCGCCTTGATCTCGTGCGTTCCCTGGTACCAGACCGCTCAGTGTCCCTGTTTGCTGTCGGTGATCCTGATCAGTCGATATATGGATATGAACGGCGGATTGATGGCGATCCAATGGACCCCATTCACTTCCTGAATCTGTTGGTGGAGCATCTGGAACAGGAGGGTGGCCAGGTTTCACGGTTGACTCTCAGGAGAAACCACCGCAGCACAGCTCCAATTCTTGAGGAGGCACATCGCTTTCAGGCCATAAGTGGGGAGAAGCGTCAGACTTCAAAAGTTGCGGGCGGAATGCCTGTGCGCCAGATTCAGGTTGAATCGGAATGGTTGCCAGCTCTTGTGGATTCAGTGTTCCAGTTGGTGATCGGGGAGAACAGGCGTTTGGTCACTGATTCACGGGATCGCATCGGTGTGCTTTTCCGGACCAATGGCGAGTTGCTGTTGGCCCAGCAGGCTCTGCTGAAGGATGAACGCTTCCAGAACCTGATGCAGATGAAAGCTGTCCGTGTGATCACTGACAGGCACTATGAGCATTTTTATGGCTTCCGGGAGTGGCTTCTTGTGCGGGAAGCTCTTGGGCGCTTGCCGGAGTATGTGAGACCGGATCTTGTTCTGCCTCAACTTGAAATCCTTCGGCAGGAATTCAGAAAACTGCCAGGCCGATGGAACACCTGGGCGTTCAATGCAGGGGTGGCCTTGGCGAGGCTACTGATTGAAGACAGGCCGAACGACGTGTCTCGTGAAGAGTATCTCGCCGAATTGGACGATCTGGTACACGAACCCGCATCCATGTTGCAAGCATTGACCGGTACAGGTCACAAGGGGACGTCCAAAGCACGGCCCACGACCATCGTGTCCTTGAGCACGATCCATCGAGCCAAGGGTCTGCAATTCGACAAGGTGATTCTGGCGCCCACGCACCATGAACTGACCTTGATGGAGGAGGACAGGGAGGAAGAACGTCGAATCCAGTACGTGGCACGCACACGGGCAGCCAGAAATCTTGTGATCATCAAAGGACCACGTGAGCGAGCCTTCGAGGAGAACCAGTGCTATCGCAACCCATTGCCTCAGGTCCTTGTACTGGACTCGGCGGAGAAGATCTATCTGTCTGGCATGGTACACGAGAAAGCCTTTTCAACCGTGGAAGGGCTGGAAGACCACCAGCGATTTCTGCATGAAGAAGTGCGATTCGAAGCCCCATTGCTGCTTGTTGGCAATCAACTGCGCCTGGTTCAGGCGGAAGGTTTTCAACGTGTGGTGGGACTGATTTCCCAAGCCTTCCAGAAGAACATTCTGAAACACCTCTCCTGCCTTGGACTGCCATCGTTCACTCCAATGAGCGGACTGTCGGTGGGCTCCGTGATCCGTCGGGAGTTGACGGAGGACGAGCTCAAGTTCCGGATTCATCCTTGGATTCAGGCTCGAGGATTCTACTGGTATGTGATGCCCGATGGCTTTCTCGAGCCTGTCCCCATCAAGGATTCCGACGATTCATTGGCGGCGAATGCTTGA